The proteins below come from a single Sorghum bicolor cultivar BTx623 chromosome 4, Sorghum_bicolor_NCBIv3, whole genome shotgun sequence genomic window:
- the LOC8077748 gene encoding LOW QUALITY PROTEIN: probable pectinesterase/pectinesterase inhibitor 34 (The sequence of the model RefSeq protein was modified relative to this genomic sequence to represent the inferred CDS: substituted 1 base at 1 genomic stop codon), with the protein MDHHLLARRLGAPPVLLLILSCLALILAGCSCSCSSAHAASAPRPPVFAFPAAAAKAKAQHAVARHHESRLRAALDAAATRVGEALGALAATVTTPASSSSXSSPTLAAAAAREDCAELLDEALQLLAGARAAARGDALTWLSAALTNHDTCADSLAEAGAPLHAHAHLAAARAVVRDSLATMYASSTTTTAATATGTTEDAGGAAGLVRSCCNKNETTTRRQGGPCRFPRWVPARDRRLLLAPAASLAGTADIVVAKDGTGTHATIADAVKAAPECSERRTVIYVKAGRYDENVKVGMNKTNLVFVGDGKGVTVVAGNRSVADNYTTFRTATFAASGFGFMMLDMTVENWAGPARHQAVALRASADRAVVHRCGIAGYQDTLYAHSNRQFYRDCDVYGTVDFVFGNAAAVLQRCDLWARVPLPGQRNTVTAQSRNESCQRTGIVLHGCRLLAAPASEPDLILAPPTTYLGRPWKPFSRVVVMLSYIGPHVPPQGWLEWNATSDTPYALDRLYFGEYMNNGPGAGLAGRVPWHGHRAINSTAEAERFTVARFIDGASWLPATGVSFVAGLSLL; encoded by the exons ATGGaccaccacctcctcgcccGTCGCCTCGGCGCGCCTCCtgtcctcctcctcatcctctcCTGCCTGGCGCTCATTCTCGCCGggtgcagctgcagctgcagcagcgCGCACGCAGCCTCAGCCCCGCGGCCCCCGGTCTTCGCGttcccggccgccgccgccaaggCCAAGGCGCAGCATGCAGTGGCGCGCCACCACGAGTCGCGCCTGCGCGCCGCGCTCGACGCCGCCGCCACGCGCGTGGGCGAGGCGCTCGGCGCGCTGGCCGCCACCGTCACGAcgccggcctcctcctcctcctagtCGTCGCCGACgctcgccgcggccgccgcccggGAGGACTGCGCGGAGCTGCTGGACGAGGCGCTCCAGCTCCTGGCCGGCGCGAGGGCGGCGGCCCGCGGCGACGCGCTCACGTGGCTCTCGGCCGCGCTCACCAACCACGACACCTGCGCCGACAGCCTCGCGGAGGCCGGCGCGCCGCTCCACGCGCACGCGCacctcgccgccgcccgcgccgTGGTCCGCGACAGCCTCGCCACGATGTACGCCtcgtccaccaccaccaccgctgcgACCGCAACCGGAACAACCGAGGAtgccggcggcgcggcgggccTCGTCCGCAGCTGCTGCAACAAGAACGAGACGACGACGAGACGGCAGGGCGGCCCGTGCCGTTTCCCACGGTGGGTGCCGGCGAGGGACCGGCGGCTGCTGCTGGCCCCCGCGGCGTCGCTGGCCGGGACCGCCGACATTGTGGTCGCCAAGGACGGCACAGGGACGCACGCCACCATCGCCGACGCCGTCAAGGCGGCGCCCGAGTGCAGCGAGCGACGGACGGTGATCTACGTCAAGGCGGGGCGGTATGACGAGAACGTCAAGGTGGGGATGAACAAGACCAACCTGGTGTTCGTCGGGGACGGCAAGGGCGTCACCGTCGTCGCCGGCAACCGCAGCGTCGCTGACAACTACACCACCTTCCGGACCGCCACCTTTG CCGCGTCCGGGTTCGGGTTCATGATGCTTGACATGACGGTGGAGAACTGGGCGGGGCCGGCGAGGCACCAGGCGGTGGCGCTGCGCGCGAGCGCCGACCGCGCCGTCGTCCACCGCTGCGGCATCGCGGGGTACCAGGACACGCTGTACGCGCACTCCAACCGCCAGTTCTACCGCGACTGCGACGTCTACGGCACCGTCGACTTCGTCTTCGgcaacgccgccgccgtgctGCAGCGCTGCGACCTCTGGGCGCGGGTGCCGCTGCCGGGGCAGAGGAACACCGTCACCGCGCAGAGCCGGAACGAGTCGTGCCAGCGCACCGGCATCGTCCTCCACGGCTGCCGCCTCCTGGCCGCACCGGCGTCGGAGCCGGACCTGATCCTCGCGCCGCCGACGACGTACCTGGGCCGGCCATGGAAGCCCTTCTCCAGGGTGGTGGTGATGCTGTCGTACATCGGCCCGCACGTGCCGCCGCAGGGGTGGCTGGAGTGGAACGCCACCAGCGACACTCCGTACGCGCTCGACAGGCTCTACTTCGGCGAGTACATGAACAACGGGCCCGGCGCGGGGTTGGCCGGACGCGTGCCGTGGCACGGCCACCGCGCCATCAACAGCACCGCGGAGGCGGAGAGGTTCACGGTGGCGCGATTCATCGACGGCGCGTCCTGGCTGCCGGCCACCGGGGTCTCCTTCGTCGCGGGGCTCTCGCTGCTGTAA
- the LOC8077749 gene encoding uncharacterized protein LOC8077749 — MEEMRDMAQSTLAVASAAVISLVLGDDNLLGEILLRLGFATDLVRAAAVCRRWLRAASDPVFLRRFRDLHPPRLHGFYIDSYPNPTLKRRFYAEFVPMQPQPPELAAVLRRGRFSLDTYDSQSTRVLDCRNGRVIVSLFCGGDFKRGVHSPLHPARDLVIFPQLPKKDVPDSDSYSSKIRIFYEILSKESVDGLSYFAVSLDYCVNEEKATTCVYRLQDNAWRMQTSATTQISGLQGSSLKQLSIFLAEDKIYMGITMHNILVLDLTSSTFSTIKFPDKMSFDGQIILSRANGAGIYLSHVKDLQLCIWLHMDCNGSIGDWLLVDTISLHDLCANLKISNSSTTEDGDDPDNGDDLDAYVHMVGGNAEYVFLEMDRYILYLDVRSRALHKVHTVTEKNTLISFIHPFMMTWPPVFPALQE; from the coding sequence ATGGAGGAGATGAGGGATATGGCACAATCAACCCTGGCGGTGGCGTCCGCGGCCGTGATCTCATTGGTGCTcggcgacgacaacctcctcggCGAGATCCTCCTCCGCCTAGGGTTCGCCACCGACCtcgtccgcgccgccgccgtctgtAGGCGTTGGCTCCGCGCCGCGTCCGACCCCGTCTTCCTCCGCCGCTTCCGCGACCTCCACCCGCCCCGCCTCCACGGATTCTACATCGACAGCTATCCGAATCCGACCCTAAAACGGAGGTTTTACGCTGAATTTGTGCCGATGCAGCCTCAGCCCCCAGAGCTCGCCGCCGTCCTCCGCCGGGGGCGCTTCAGCTTGGACACCTACGACAGCCAATCCACGCGCGTCCTGGACTGCCGGAACGGCAGAGTCATCGTCAGCTTGTTTTGCGGCGGAGACTTCAAACGCGGAGTGCACAGCCCGCTCCATCCAGCGAGAGACTTGGTTATCTTCCCGCAGCTCCCAAAGAAGGATGTCCCTGACAGTGACAGTTACAGCAGCAAAATCCGTATCTTCTATGAGATCCTCTCTAAAGAAAGTGTTGATGGGCTGTCCTACTTCGCGGTCTCATTGGATTATTGTGTCAATGAAGAGAAAGCTACAACGTGTGTATATAGGCTGCAAGATAATGCCTGGAGAATGCAAACTTCAGCTACAACACAGATTTCCGGATTGCAAGGGTCGTCGTTGAAGCAATTGAGCATTTTCCTTGCTGAAGATAAAATCTACATGGGGATTACTATGCACAACATTCTTGTTTTGGATTTGACATCCTCAACCTTCTCCACAATCAAGTTCCCTGACAAGATGTCATTTGATGGACAAATCATATTGTCTCGGGCCAATGGCGCTGGGATTTATCTTAGCCATGTCAAGGACCTCCAACTTTGCATCTGGCTGCACATGGATTGCAATGGCAGCATAGGAGACTGGTTGCTGGTTGATACCATTTCTTTGCATGATTTGTGTGCTAATCTGAAAATATCGAATAGCAGCACCACTGAAGATGGGGATGACCCTGATAATGGGGATGACCTTGATGCTTATGTACATATGGTGGGGGGCAATGCAGAGTATGTATTCCTGGAGATGGATCGATATATTCTCTATTTGGATGTTAGGAGCAGGGCACTGCACAAGGTGCACACCGTGACAGAAAAGAATACATTGATTTCTTTTATTCATCCCTTTATGATGACCTGGCCTCCTGTATTTCCTGCACTGCAAGAATGA
- the LOC8081630 gene encoding hepatoma-derived growth factor-related protein 2: protein MARKRRAPPPPPPPPPPPPQEESSSEESGSEELEETPRLPAHRRSAQAAANNADSSEAGSESDTDVQAFQMRQVPRSSTKHSHPAPQPESGGEEEEEGESSESEPENPVPVVQKKRPASDPAPTGKAKRAKAGEEKAVAGAEASPPPAKAKKGKAELEKPAPEASPAGKAKKGKAELEKPAPDASPAGKAKKGKAEKAAPEATPTGLVRWGKDDEKKILEALAAHVKSEGVLPKTDLLLASVRDRLVRKSCTYSDIYEKVRRLKDRYEKAVSTGIVPSTPDGLQMYNLSEEVWGEKAREAAAAVTSQKGGAVTKGKKGQANKEKMDGNAKGGVAKEAAPSTANQCGDSQQGSKKGQPRLSEEATTTAYPRKSKKQESHNEELNKDGGHLAKGKKGKTDKGKMDRDTDSVTPEETINANQNGGTLIRDKEGEIKDQETEGDANVQGVRRGFDELQKLYSNLAVYVEEIEAHHPCGETLKRAFGSIADERAEGLESKIKKQRVAEAKAKVRQGDIKKEVLNLLLSLVD, encoded by the coding sequence ATGGCCCGCAAGCgccgtgcgccgccgccgccgccgccgccgcctcctccgccgccgcaggAGGAGTCGTCCTCCGAGGAATCTGGCTCCGAAGAGTTGGAGGAGACTCCTCGCCTCCCCGCGCACCGTAGGTCCGCGCAGGCCGCGGCCAACAACGCCGACTCGTCGGAGGCGGGTTCGGAATCCGACACCGATGTCCAAGCGTTCCAGATGCGGCAGGTGCCCCGCTCCTCCACCAAGCATTCGCACCCGGCGCCCCAGCCGGAATCCGGTggcgaagaggaggaggagggcgagTCGTCGGAGTCGGAGCCCGAGAACCCGGTGCCTGTGGTTCAGAAGAAGAGGCCCGCCTCGGATCCTGCTCCTACCGGGAAGGCGAAAAGGGCCAAGGCCGGGGAGGAGAAGGCTGTGGCGGGGGCTGAGGCTTCCCCTCCTCCTGCTAAGGCGAAGAAGGGCAAGGCCGAGCTAGAGAAGCCGGCGCCTGAGGCCAGTCCAGCAGGAAAGGCAAAGAAGGGCAAAGCTGAGCTAGAGAAACCGGCGCCTGATGCCAGTCCAGCAGGAAAGGCGAAGAAGGGCAAGGCAGAGAAGGCAGCTCCTGAGGCCACACCCACAGGCCTTGTGCGCTGGgggaaagatgatgagaagaagatctTGGAGGCCCTTGCGGCGCATGTCAAGAGTGAGGGCGTGCTGCCAAAGACTGATTTACTTCTTGCTAGTGTTCGTGACCGCCTTGTCAGGAAGAGCTGCACCTACTCAGATATCTATGAGAAGGTGCGAAGGCTAAAGGACCGGTACGAGAAAGCAGTGAGCACGGGCATTGTGCCAAGTACACCAGATGGACTCCAGATGTATAATCTCTCAGAAGAAGTCTGGGGAGAGAAAGCAAgggaggctgctgctgctgttacgTCTCAGAAGGGTGGTGCTGTTACAAAGGGTAAGAAGGGGCAGGCTAACAAAGAGAAGATGGATGGAAATGCAAAGGGCGGTGTGGCAAAGGAGGCTGCCCCCAGTACTGCCAATCAATGTGGTGATTCTCAGCAAGGAAGTAAGAAGGGGCAGCCCAGGTTGTCAGAGGAGGCTACCACCACTGCCTACCCAAGGAAGAGTAAGAAGCAGGAAAGTCACAATGAGGAATTGAACAAAGATGGTGGTCATCTGGCCAAGGGCAAGAAGGGGAAAACTGACAAAGGGAAGATGGACAGAGATACAGACAGTGTGACACCAGAGGAAACCATAAATGCAAATCAGAATGGTGGCACTCTGATTAGGGATAAGGAAGGAGAAATAAAGGACCAGGAAACAGAAGGAGATGCTAATGTGCAAGGTGTGCGCAGAGGTTTTGATGAACTGCAGAAGTTGTATTCCAACCTTGCTGTTTATGTGGAGGAGATTGAGGCCCATCATCCATGTGGGGAGACTCTGAAGAGAGCATTTGGATCCATTGCTGATGAGAGGGCAGAAGGTCTGGAATCCAAGATCAAGAAGCAAAGAGTAGCAGAGGCGAAGGCGAAGGTCCGTCAAGGGGACATAAAGAAGGAGGTTCTTAATTTGTTGCTCAGCTTAGTGGACTAA
- the LOC8081631 gene encoding protein DETOXIFICATION 16, producing MEEPLLSAPSTTEKLLHGVGGGKEEEEEESLALAVRETKQQLYLAGPLVVGFLLQNLVQMVSVMFVGHLGELALASASLATSFAGVTGFSLLAGMACSLDTLCGQAFGAKQYYQLSVYKQRAMVVLTLVSIPVSVVWAYTGEILAWCGQDPEIAAAAGIYIRWLIPALFLFGALQCHVRFLQTQNLVVPVMLSSGATALCHPAVCWLLVRALGLGSNGAALANAISYLANLAFLALYVRLSPSCKYSWTGFSAEAFRGVPDFLKLAVPSAVMVCMKWWSFEFLVMFSGLLPNPKLETAVLSICLNTNSFAFMVPLGLGGAVSTRVSNELGAGHPRAARLATRVVAVLALAAGVSEGVVMVLVRHQWGYAYSNEEEVVRYTARMMPLIAVSLVFDGMQSVLSGVVRGCGRQKAGAYINLAAYYLAGVPSAFVFAFVCRLGGMGLWLGIMCGLVVQMLLLLSITLCTNWNNEALKAKDRVFSSALPPLD from the exons ATGGAGGAGCCGCTGCTGAGCGCACCGTCGACCACGGAAAAGCTTCTTCACGGGGTAGGAGGAggcaaggaggaggaggaggaggagagcttgGCGTTGGCGGTGCGCGAGACGAAGCAGCAGCTGTACCTTGCCGGGCCGCTCGTCGTCGGGTTCCTCCTGCAGAACCTGGTCCAGATGGTCTCCGTCATGTTCGTCGGCCacctcggcgagctcgcgctggCCAGCGCGTCCCTGGCCACCTCCTTCGCCGGCGTCACGGGCTTCAGCTTGCTG GCTGGCATGGCGTGCAGCCTTGACACGCTGTGCGGCCAAGCGTTCGGAGCGAAGCAGTACTACCAGCTGAGCGTGTACAAGCAGCGAGCCATGGTGGTGCTCACTCTGGTGAGCATACCGGTGTCGGTAGTCTGGGCCTACACCGGCGAGATCCTCGCCTGGTGCGGGCAGGACCCGGAGATCGCGGCGGCGGCAGGGATCTACATCCGGTGGCTGATCCCGGCGCTGTTCCTGTTCGGGGCGCTGCAGTGCCACGTCCGGTTCCTGCAGACGCAGAACCTGGTGGTGCCCGTGATGCTGAGCTCCGGCGCCACCGCGCTGTGCCACCCGGCCGTCTGCTGGCTGCTGGTGCGCGCGCTCGGGCTGGGCAGCAACGGCGCCGCGCTCGCCAACGCCATCTCCTACCTCGCCAACCTCGCCTTCCTCGCGCTCTACGTCCGCCTCTCGCCGTCCTGCAAGTACAGCTGGACGGGGTTCTCCGCCGAGGCGTTCCGTGGCGTCCCCGACTTCCTCAAGCTCGCCGTGCCGTCCGCCGTCATGGTCTG CATGAAGTGGTGGTCCTTCGAGTTCCTGGTGATGTTCTCCGGCCTCCTCCCCAACCCCAAGCTCGAGACGGCCGTGCTGTCCATTTG CTTGAACACCAACAGCTTCGCATTCATGGTTCCGCTGGGACTCGGTGGTGCCGTAAGCACGCGTGTGTCGAACGAGCTCGGCGCGGGGCACCCGCGGGCGGCGCGGCTGGCGACGCGGGTGGTGGCGGTGCTGGCGCTGGCGGCGGGCGTGTCGGAAGGGGTGGTCATGGTGCTGGTGCGCCACCAGTGGGGGTACGCCTACAGCAACGAGGAGGAGGTGGTCCGCTACACCGCCAGGATGATGCCCCTCATCGCCGTCTCCCTCGTCTTCGACGGCATGCAGAGCGTGCTCTCGGGCGTTGTCCGGGGCTGTGGCCGCCAAAAGGCCGGCGCGTACATCAACCTCGCCGCGTACTACCTCGCCGGCGTCCCGTCGGCGTTCGTCTTCGCCTTCGTTTGCCGTCTAGGAGGAATG GGCCTGTGGTTGGGCATCATGTGCGGCCTGGTGGTgcagatgctgctgctgctctccaTCACACTATGCACCAACTGGAACAACGAA GCGCTGAAAGCGAAGGATCGGGTGTTCAGCTCTGCTCTTCCTCCATTAGATTAG